Below is a genomic region from Castanea sativa cultivar Marrone di Chiusa Pesio chromosome 2, ASM4071231v1.
AAAAACCGAACTGAGTGAGAGTCTACATTACAATgcaaaaattgttaaataaacGAAGTGGCTAACCGGGCATGATTTGGAGGCGATCGAGGCCGCGGCGCTCGTAATCAGTGATGGTCTCGTAGGCCATCTGTTGCTTCTCGGGGCTCCAGCTCTCAATGTGGTGCAGGATGTCGATTCCGGACGGGCTCTCCGCCTTGATTCGGTGGTACTCATCGTCGCCAAGGACGGCCTTGTACATGGCGACGAAATCGATGACGGGGACCGTTAGGGTTCCGTCCATGTCAAAGACGACGCCCTTAAGGCGAGCTTTCTTGTGAGTGGGAGCGGTGGTGATGAGAGTTGCCATTTGGGGAAATGGGAATTTGGAGTGCACGAAAGAGAAGAGGGGTTTGGATTTGGATAGGGGCATTGGGTATTTAAAGCGTTTGGAGTTTTTGTGAGGGTGAGGCTGAGGATGAGGACAAATGGAGGATGGGAGAGTGCTGACGGAAGAGAGAGTGATGATGGAGAGTGTGTTAATGGAGGACATTTGGCTTGAGAGTAAAGGTAGTTGAGAGTGGAATTAAACTATGCATGTTTGTTGTAATTTGGTGGGAAATTATGGGCCATtcgttttgttttattttttttttttttgagaagaagaggaaaactCCTAACATTatttaagtgtttttgaaatataCGTAGATAAAAAGTATGGTAGAAATATGTGTTGTTTTTGAAAGatcactttttcacttttttgttttttgttttttgttttttgttttattttataggcTTTTCTTTGTGTTTATTAAACACAAAGCTCACAAATCATCAAAacttattataataataaattattattattgtaaggacTAGAATTAAACCTTTAGCCCACTAAAAATGAATGATGGCATAACAAGCCCAACacaatatatttgttagagagtAAATTTTCTAGATAAAAGACTTGGCAAATTAAGCATGGGTTGCAATAGATTAGATTCGTGTCAGGAAGATAAGAAAACACAATTTGAAAGGAATAATACTCATCGGTCAAGTCCGAG
It encodes:
- the LOC142625712 gene encoding haloacid dehalogenase-like hydrolase domain-containing protein At2g33255, with the protein product MSSINTLSIITLSSVSTLPSSICPHPQPHPHKNSKRFKYPMPLSKSKPLFSFVHSKFPFPQMATLITTAPTHKKARLKGVVFDMDGTLTVPVIDFVAMYKAVLGDDEYHRIKAESPSGIDILHHIESWSPEKQQMAYETITDYERRGLDRLQIMPGAAELCELLNAKKIRRGLITRNVKAAVDLFHQRFGMTFCPALSREFRPYKPDPAPLLHICSGWEVLPNEVMMIGDSLKDDVACGKRAGAFTCLLDQTGRYDSPEYANVDLKPDFKVSSLTEVYSLLEEHFDLAP